The Prunus persica cultivar Lovell chromosome G8, Prunus_persica_NCBIv2, whole genome shotgun sequence genome includes a region encoding these proteins:
- the LOC18767599 gene encoding uncharacterized protein LOC18767599: protein MSCTSLLSPPNFPTPPPLKKLSTAKWARPKPITCHVSTKMSSNQPPDPTSLLSSAAKLLWGPSLPPGLLISTVRTAWNSTWRIMMSQLAPSDPTLAYTRPPSKFRATPNQIPRQAQTSLHLYVGLPCPWAHRTLIVRALKGLNDAVPVSIAAPGQDGSWQFSSTPIPDPNTLVPGPDNANGFKTLKEVYKSRAGGYDGRSTVPMLWDVKKREVVCNESYDIIQLFNSGLNELARNPGLDLSPPPLKQKIETWNSIIYPNVNNGVYRCGFAQSQQAYDTAVNELFDALDMVEDHLGSSRFLCGDDLTLADVCLFTTLIRFDLVYNVLFKCTKKKLIEYRNLHAYMRDIYQIPEVAETCNFTSIMEGYYKTLFPLNPGGIQPVMPSGSEHEVLCRPHNRDSPSVKEKSAAALYIS, encoded by the exons ATGTCGTGCACTTCCCTCCTCAGCCCTCCCAACTTCCCAACTCCACCGCCGCTGAAGAAGCTCAGCACCGCCAAATGGGCCAGACCCAAACCCATCACCTGCCACGTCAGCACTAAAATGTCCAGCAACCAACCGCCTGACCCAACTTCCCTCCTCTCCTCCGCCGCCAAGCTCCTGTGGGgcccctccctccctcccggGCTCCTCATCTCCACCGTACGCACAGCCTGGAATTCCACGTGGCGCATCATGATGTCCCAGCTCGCCCCCTCCGACCCCACCCTCGCCTACACAAGACCCCCCTCCAAATTCCGCGCCACACCCAATCAAATCCCCCGCCAAGCCCAAACCTCCCTCCACCTCTACGTGGGCCTCCCGTGCCCCTGGGCCCACCGCACCCTCATAGTCCGGGCCCTCAAGGGCCTCAACGACGCCGTCCCGGTCTCAATCGCAGCCCCGGGCCAGGACGGCTCGTGGCAATTCAGCAGCACGCCTATACCCGATCCGAATACCCTCGTCCCCGGCCCGGATAACGCAAACGGGTTTAAAACCCTGAAAGAGGTTTATAAATCGAGAGCAGGAGGGTACGATGGGCGGTCCACGGTCCCAATGCTTTGGGatgtgaagaagagagaggtggTCTGCAATGAGAGCTACGATATAATCCAATTGTTCAACTCGGGACTCAATGAGTTGGCTCGGAATCCGGGTTTGGATCTCTCGCCGCCTCCATTGAAGCAAAAGATTGAGACTTGGAATAGCATAATCTACCCAAATGTCAATAATGGGGTTTATAG ATGCGGGTTTGCTCAGTCTCAACAAGCATATGATACGGCGGTGAATGAGTTGTTTGATGCGTTGGACATGGTGGAAGATCATTTGGGTAGCTCAAGATTTTTGTGTGGAGATGATCTGACGCTTGCAGATGTTTGTTTGTTCACAACTTTGATTCGGTTTGATCTTGTGTACAACGTGCTGTTCAAATGCACCAAGAAGAAGCTGATTGAATATCGTAACCTTCATGCTTACATGCGTGACATTTACCAG ATTCCGGAGGTTGCTGAAACTTGCAATTTTACTTCAATCATGGAGGGCTACTACAAGACCCTTTTTCCGCTCAACCCAGGAGGCATTCAACCCGTCATGCCCTCTGGGTCTGAGCATGAAGTCCTCTGCAGACCTCACAACAGGGATTCACCgtcagtaaaagaaaaaagtgcaGCAGCGCTTTACATTTCTTGA
- the LOC18766556 gene encoding uncharacterized protein LOC18766556 isoform X3: MEELDAALSEMTSAASLPKGLALLSSANLTTARHFVLDHLIHTLPLRDAHLRALLMATVEMDLEELSETEHDFLNAYFNKLKLQNTSLHRSIASATKIENCAGDGFTKYVVQELLKRWSKISLMSAVEAGLDVLSHSIRHSSWSEFDDNLLKEQLKRENAPDIVEWLVGSLTWNHWKSKNISYFLDKRTIQLVSGASMIFSAPKIQWVQIFGRLNLNVSAGSSDDGLRETIELLLVGCITSRWTSLIEYMVSVCYDCKNISEQYHEVCNLLYGRSTAPISKQEAVSSEESNILEYLSGLLGSQLHQLWKMSPSLVAVAIPSRSPLFRLYLSEIQIQFRGEFSTMRCCGCAHDMKEHNDCELAERIWCLYIFHVCGSHLFV; the protein is encoded by the exons ATGGAGGAGCTTGATGCAGCTCTATCTGAAATGACATCTGCTGCTTCTCTTCCTAAG GGGCTTGCACTTCTTTCATCTGCTAATCTTACTACTGCACGGCACTTTGTATTAGACCATCTCATTCATACCTTACCGTTGAGGGATGCACATCTCAGAGCTTTGCTGATGGCAACTGTAGAGATGGATCTTGAAGAGCTATCAGAAACTGAGCATGATTTTCTGAATGCATACTTCAACAAGTTGAAGTTGCAGAATACATCGCTTCACCGAAGCATTGCATCAGCTACAAAGATTGAAAATTGCGCTGGTGATGGTTTCACCAAGTATGTGGTGCAAGAGCTCTTGAAGCGGTGGTCTAAAATTTCTTTAATGTCAGCGGTTGAGGCAGGCTTAGATGTTCTTTCTCATAGTATCAGACATAGCAGTTGGAGCGAGTTTGATGATAATTTGTTAAAAGAACAACTAAAGCGTGAAAATGCTCCAGA CATTGTAGAGTGGTTGGTTGGTTCTCTGACATGGAATCACTGGAAATCAAAGAATATCTCCTATTTTCTTGATAAGAGAACTATTCAATTGGTCTCCGGTGCCAGCATGATATTTTCTGCCCCTAAGATTCAGTGGGTACAAATATTTGGACGGCTGAATTTGAATGTTTCAGCAGGAAGCAGTGATGATGGTCTGCGCGAAACAATT GAGCTCTTATTAGTAGGGTGCATTACAAGCAGATGGACTTCTCTAATCGAATATATGGTGTCAGTTTGTTATGATTGCAAAAATATTTCGGAGCAATATCATGAAGTGTGCAACTTACTTTATGGAAGATCTACAGCTCCTATATCTAAACAGGAAGCAGTGAGTTCAGAG GAAAGTAACATTCTTGAATATTTGAGTGGACTTCTGGGAAGTCAGCTGCATCAGTTGTGGAAAATGTCCCCATCCCTTGTGGCCGTTGCAATTCCATCCCG GTCACCCTTGTTTAGACTTTATTTGAGCGAAATTCAGATTCAGTTTAGAGGAGAGTTTTCAACTATGAG atgCTGTGGCTGTGCTCATGATATGAAGGAGCATAATGACT GTGAGCTTGCTGAGAGAATTTGGTGCCTTtacatttttcatgtttgtggCTCCCACCTGTTTGTCTGA
- the LOC18768096 gene encoding probable inactive histone-lysine N-methyltransferase SUVR2 isoform X1, with translation MAQKPKVQAALKAMAELGINEKQVKPVLKRLFKLFDKNWELIEAENYRVLIDAIFDEEENEVVEEKKNCRNYDEEDMEEEPQVRHEASRTSKRLHSSGHESSSQKKKSTNADLESDMEEELPLPHQRERPLKRLRKSHEGQVSPFPNTCNPMLGDTSSVRPKVEKDELLGTRSPQQPRDITRSPESRAELQQPISPHIGNKNKGKQPVMSKPLAPHGVRFKELVVAEPGIILLPKQNINTHQLLKPKDEPFTDDMAQDEVPIAAILPDPSSEENPILQDGATVEQNGQEHVASQEKESTTNGIQASYNEGNTNSELATIEEESPSNLEIASSPLGEVKLSFSCNSAIGRPDFHMPNLDAVIKLTEEKCLHSYKIIDPNFSLKNLLAHMCESFLELGSNSNSESQDGSISVAPNLDALRKTTAWDAGGGTKELLCMQSFSLNGSVSIEHPTVVTAPQVPRLPLSLNGFGECREACGRTASNGFSEVNKEGGLEDSRDLVVVQQSDLTTDDLRAYHDINDITKGAERVTIPWVNEMNSECPLSFFYISRSLVFQDADVNFCLSGIGDGDCCSTCLGDCLSVPVRCACACQTGGEFAYTPEGLVKDDFLEECISMTRSPQQHHPLYCKSCPLERVKNDDCLEPCKGHSRRKFIKECWSKCGCVMQCGNRVVQRGLNCKLQVFFTSDGKGWGLRTLEDLPKGAFVCEYVGEVLTSKELQERNIQSARSGKRPYPVLLDANWGLKADLRNEEALCLDATKYGNVARFINHRCLDANLVEIPVEVETPDHCYYHIAFFTTRKVDALEELNWDYGIDFDDHDHPVKVFQCRCGSKFCRNMKRSNRSRSASIAA, from the exons ATGGCGCAAAAACCAAAAGTTCAGGCAGCCCTTAAAGCAATGGCAGAGCTTGGTATTAATGAAAAACAGGTCAAACCAGTGTTGAAGAGACTTTTTAAGTTATTTGACAAAAACTGGGAACTGATCGAAGCAGAGAATTATAGAGTGCTTATAGATGCTATATTTGATGAGGAGGAAAATGAG GTTgtggaagagaagaagaattgcAGGAACTACGAT GAGGAAGATATGGAGGAAGAACCTCAAGTGCGTCATGAAGCTAGTCGTACCTCAAAAAGGTTACATTCAAGCGGTCATGAGAGTTCATCACAGAAGAAGAAATCCACAAATGCTGAT CTGGAGAGTGATATGGAGGAAGAATTGCCGCTGCCTCATCAGCGGGAACGTCCCCTTAAAAGGTTGCGAAAAAGTCATGAGGGTCAGGTTTCACCATTCCCAAATACCTGCAACCCTATGTTAGGTGATACTTCATCGGTAAGACCAAAAGTTGAGAAAGATGAGCTACTTGGTACTCGTTCTCCCCAGCAGCCACGGGACATTACACGGTCACCTGAGTCAAGGGCAGAATTGCAGCAACCAATTTCACCCCATATTggtaataaaaacaaaggcaAGCAACCTGTTATGTCTAAACCCTTGGCACCTCACGGAGTACGCTTTAAGGAGCTGGTGGTGGCAGAACCAGGCATCATTCTTTTGCCTAAACAGAATATTAACACTCATCAATTACTGAAGCCTAAAGATGAGCCCTTCACTGATGACATGGCACAAGATGAGGTTCCTATTGCAGCCATTCTACCTG ATCCCTCAAGTGAAGAAAACCCTATACTCCAAGATGGTGCAACCGTGGAACAGAATGGTCAAGAACATGTGGCATCccaagagaaagaaagtacAACAAATGGTATTCAAGCTTCATATAATGAGGGGAATACAAACTCTGAGCTTGCAACCATTGAAGAGGAATCTCCTTCTAACTTAGAAATTGCCTCTTCACCCTTAGGAGAGGTAAAGCTTTCTTTCAGTTGTAATTCAGCTATTGGAAGACCAGATTTTCATATGCCTAATCTAGATGCCGTTATAAAATTGACGGAGGAAAAATGTCTGCACTCATACAAAATTATTGACCCAAACTTTTCTCTAAAGAATCTGTTGGCGCATATGTGTGAGAGCTTTTTGGAATTGGGATCTAATTCCAATAGTGAATCACAGGATGGATCAATTAGTGTAGCGCCAAATCTTGATGCATTGCGAAAAACTACTGCTTGGGATGCTGGTGGTGGAACTAAGGAACTATTATGTATGCAGTCATTTTCTTTAAACGGATCTGTTAGTATTGAACACCCTACTGTGGTTACTGCTCCTCAAGTTCCAAGACTTCCCCTGTCTTTGAATGGTTTTGGTGAATGCAGAGAAGCCTGTGGGAGGACTGCTTCTAATGGTTTTTCTGAGGTTAATAAGGAAGGTGGATTGGAAGACTCTCGTGATCTGGTTGTTGTTCAACAGTCTGATCTGACGACTGATGATTTAAGGGCTTATCATGATATAAATGACATAACTAAAGGAGCAGAAAGAGTCACAATACCATGggtaaatgaaatgaacagCGAGTGTCCACTATCCTTCTTCTACATCTCCCGAAGCCTTGTTTTCCAAGACGCTGATGTTAACTTCTGTCTTTCTGGTATTGGGGATGGGGATTGCTGCTCAACTTGCTTAGGTGATTGCTTATCAGTGCCTGTACGTTGTGCTTGTGCATGTCAGACTGGGGGGGAGTTTGCTTACACCCCAGAAGGCCTTGTTAAGGATGATTTCTTGGAAGAGTGTATCTCTATGACTCGCAGTCCTCAACAACATCATCCCTTATATTGTAAAAGCTGCCCACTTGAAAGAGTAAAGAATGATGATTGTTTAGAACCATGCAAAGGCCACTCAAGGAGGAAGTTTATCAAAGAATGCTGGAGCAAATGTGGCTGCGTCATGCAATGTGGCAATCGAGTGGTCCAGAGAGGCTTAAATTGCAAGTTGCAG GTATTTTTTACTTCTGACGGAAAAGGTTGGGGTCTACGAACCTTAGAGGACCTGCCAAAAGGCGCCTTTGTGTGTGAGTATGTTGGAGAAGTGCTAACCAGCAAAGAGTTACAGGAGAGGAACATTCAAAGCGCCAGAAGTGGGAAACGTCCCTATCCAGTGCTCCTGGATGCAAATTGGGGTTTGAAAGCGGATTTGAGGAATGAAGAAGCTCTCTGTTTGGATGCAACAAAATATGGAAATGTTGCTAGGTTTATTAATCACAG ATGTTTGGATGCAAACTTGGTTGAAATCCCAGTTGAAGTGGAGACCCCGGATCATTGCTACTATCAT ATTGCTTTCTTCACAACAAGAAAAGTGGATGCTTTGGAAGAGCTTAATTGG GATTATGGCATTGACTTTGACGACCATGATCATCCTGTTAAGGTGTTCCAGTGCCGATGTGGTAGTAAATTTTGCAGGAACATGAAACGTTCAAATA GATCTAGATCTGCATCAATTGCAGCATGA
- the LOC18768096 gene encoding probable inactive histone-lysine N-methyltransferase SUVR1 isoform X2, whose translation MAQKPKVQAALKAMAELGINEKQVKPVLKRLFKLFDKNWELIEAENYRVLIDAIFDEEENEVVEEKKNCRNYDEEDMEEEPQVRHEASRTSKRLHSSGHESSSQKKKSTNADLESDMEEELPLPHQRERPLKRLRKSHEGQVSPFPNTCNPMLGDTSSVRPKVEKDELLGTRSPQQPRDITRSPESRAELQQPISPHIGNKNKGKQPVMSKPLAPHGVRFKELVVAEPGIILLPKQNINTHQLLKPKDEPFTDDMAQDEVPIAAILPDPSSEENPILQDGATVEQNGQEHVASQEKESTTNGIQASYNEGNTNSELATIEEESPSNLEIASSPLGEDGSISVAPNLDALRKTTAWDAGGGTKELLCMQSFSLNGSVSIEHPTVVTAPQVPRLPLSLNGFGECREACGRTASNGFSEVNKEGGLEDSRDLVVVQQSDLTTDDLRAYHDINDITKGAERVTIPWVNEMNSECPLSFFYISRSLVFQDADVNFCLSGIGDGDCCSTCLGDCLSVPVRCACACQTGGEFAYTPEGLVKDDFLEECISMTRSPQQHHPLYCKSCPLERVKNDDCLEPCKGHSRRKFIKECWSKCGCVMQCGNRVVQRGLNCKLQVFFTSDGKGWGLRTLEDLPKGAFVCEYVGEVLTSKELQERNIQSARSGKRPYPVLLDANWGLKADLRNEEALCLDATKYGNVARFINHRCLDANLVEIPVEVETPDHCYYHIAFFTTRKVDALEELNWDYGIDFDDHDHPVKVFQCRCGSKFCRNMKRSNRSRSASIAA comes from the exons ATGGCGCAAAAACCAAAAGTTCAGGCAGCCCTTAAAGCAATGGCAGAGCTTGGTATTAATGAAAAACAGGTCAAACCAGTGTTGAAGAGACTTTTTAAGTTATTTGACAAAAACTGGGAACTGATCGAAGCAGAGAATTATAGAGTGCTTATAGATGCTATATTTGATGAGGAGGAAAATGAG GTTgtggaagagaagaagaattgcAGGAACTACGAT GAGGAAGATATGGAGGAAGAACCTCAAGTGCGTCATGAAGCTAGTCGTACCTCAAAAAGGTTACATTCAAGCGGTCATGAGAGTTCATCACAGAAGAAGAAATCCACAAATGCTGAT CTGGAGAGTGATATGGAGGAAGAATTGCCGCTGCCTCATCAGCGGGAACGTCCCCTTAAAAGGTTGCGAAAAAGTCATGAGGGTCAGGTTTCACCATTCCCAAATACCTGCAACCCTATGTTAGGTGATACTTCATCGGTAAGACCAAAAGTTGAGAAAGATGAGCTACTTGGTACTCGTTCTCCCCAGCAGCCACGGGACATTACACGGTCACCTGAGTCAAGGGCAGAATTGCAGCAACCAATTTCACCCCATATTggtaataaaaacaaaggcaAGCAACCTGTTATGTCTAAACCCTTGGCACCTCACGGAGTACGCTTTAAGGAGCTGGTGGTGGCAGAACCAGGCATCATTCTTTTGCCTAAACAGAATATTAACACTCATCAATTACTGAAGCCTAAAGATGAGCCCTTCACTGATGACATGGCACAAGATGAGGTTCCTATTGCAGCCATTCTACCTG ATCCCTCAAGTGAAGAAAACCCTATACTCCAAGATGGTGCAACCGTGGAACAGAATGGTCAAGAACATGTGGCATCccaagagaaagaaagtacAACAAATGGTATTCAAGCTTCATATAATGAGGGGAATACAAACTCTGAGCTTGCAACCATTGAAGAGGAATCTCCTTCTAACTTAGAAATTGCCTCTTCACCCTTAGGAGAG GATGGATCAATTAGTGTAGCGCCAAATCTTGATGCATTGCGAAAAACTACTGCTTGGGATGCTGGTGGTGGAACTAAGGAACTATTATGTATGCAGTCATTTTCTTTAAACGGATCTGTTAGTATTGAACACCCTACTGTGGTTACTGCTCCTCAAGTTCCAAGACTTCCCCTGTCTTTGAATGGTTTTGGTGAATGCAGAGAAGCCTGTGGGAGGACTGCTTCTAATGGTTTTTCTGAGGTTAATAAGGAAGGTGGATTGGAAGACTCTCGTGATCTGGTTGTTGTTCAACAGTCTGATCTGACGACTGATGATTTAAGGGCTTATCATGATATAAATGACATAACTAAAGGAGCAGAAAGAGTCACAATACCATGggtaaatgaaatgaacagCGAGTGTCCACTATCCTTCTTCTACATCTCCCGAAGCCTTGTTTTCCAAGACGCTGATGTTAACTTCTGTCTTTCTGGTATTGGGGATGGGGATTGCTGCTCAACTTGCTTAGGTGATTGCTTATCAGTGCCTGTACGTTGTGCTTGTGCATGTCAGACTGGGGGGGAGTTTGCTTACACCCCAGAAGGCCTTGTTAAGGATGATTTCTTGGAAGAGTGTATCTCTATGACTCGCAGTCCTCAACAACATCATCCCTTATATTGTAAAAGCTGCCCACTTGAAAGAGTAAAGAATGATGATTGTTTAGAACCATGCAAAGGCCACTCAAGGAGGAAGTTTATCAAAGAATGCTGGAGCAAATGTGGCTGCGTCATGCAATGTGGCAATCGAGTGGTCCAGAGAGGCTTAAATTGCAAGTTGCAG GTATTTTTTACTTCTGACGGAAAAGGTTGGGGTCTACGAACCTTAGAGGACCTGCCAAAAGGCGCCTTTGTGTGTGAGTATGTTGGAGAAGTGCTAACCAGCAAAGAGTTACAGGAGAGGAACATTCAAAGCGCCAGAAGTGGGAAACGTCCCTATCCAGTGCTCCTGGATGCAAATTGGGGTTTGAAAGCGGATTTGAGGAATGAAGAAGCTCTCTGTTTGGATGCAACAAAATATGGAAATGTTGCTAGGTTTATTAATCACAG ATGTTTGGATGCAAACTTGGTTGAAATCCCAGTTGAAGTGGAGACCCCGGATCATTGCTACTATCAT ATTGCTTTCTTCACAACAAGAAAAGTGGATGCTTTGGAAGAGCTTAATTGG GATTATGGCATTGACTTTGACGACCATGATCATCCTGTTAAGGTGTTCCAGTGCCGATGTGGTAGTAAATTTTGCAGGAACATGAAACGTTCAAATA GATCTAGATCTGCATCAATTGCAGCATGA
- the LOC18766358 gene encoding acid phosphatase 1: MGKLTGFLIFSGLFTGLVVAADWNILKNQKNKNNGVGDGLKKYCESWRINVEVNNIRGFDVVPQECVQYIQKYMTSSQYKADSEKALEEVTFYLSSCCTLEGDGKDAWIFDVDDTLLSTIPYFKTHGFGGEKINATSMEARMRESKAPALGHTLKLFHEIKNRGLKIFLISSRRENLRSSSVDNLIKVGYHGWTGLILRGLEDEFMEVQKYKSKARHRLVDEGYLIWGIIGDQWSSFEGLPIAKRTFKLPNSMYYN, translated from the exons ATGGGAAAACTCACAggatttctaattttttcagGCCTCTTCACAGGCCTAGTGGTTGCAGCAGATTGGAACATTttgaaaaaccagaaaaacaagaacaatggGGTAGGAGATGGCTTGAAGAAGTACTGTGAGAGTTGGAGGATCAATGTGGAAGTGAACAACATTAGAGGTTTTGATGTGGTGCCCCAAGAATGTGTCCAGTACATTCAGAAATACATGACATCCTCTCAGTACAAGGCTGATTCAGAGAAGGCCTTGGAGGAGGTCACTTTCTACTTGAGCAGCTGCTGCACATTGGAAGGTGATGGCAAAGATGCATGGATTTTTGATGTTGATGATACACTTCTCTCCACCATTCCTTACTTCAAGACACATGGTTTTGG GGGAGAGAAGATCAATGCAACTTCTATGGAGGCACGGATGAGAGAGAGTAAGGCACCAGCTCTTGGGCACACACTGAAGCTCTTCCATGAGATCAAAAACAGAGgacttaaaatatttttaatctcTTCAAGAAGGGAAAACCTTAGATCCTCAAGTGTGGACAATCTCATTAAGGTTGGATACCATGGATGGACTGGTCTTATATTAAG GGGTCTTGAAGATGAGTTCATGGAAGTGCAAAAATACAAGTCGAAGGCAAGGCACAGATTGGTTGATGAAGGCTACCTCATCTGGGGCATCATTGGAGATCAATGGAGCAGCTTTGAGGGCCTTCCAATTGCAAAAAGGACATTCAAATTACCCAATTCCATGTACTACAATTAG
- the LOC18766556 gene encoding uncharacterized protein LOC18766556 isoform X2, with amino-acid sequence MGWNHPHISLEQLLNLIKGFVDILLLLSGYQSSGRLAQWDSNNIKKAFQWGLFFEKVLGSFGCSDDYGGSMEELDAALSEMTSAASLPKGLALLSSANLTTARHFVLDHLIHTLPLRDAHLRALLMATVEMDLEELSETEHDFLNAYFNKLKLQNTSLHRSIASATKIENCAGDGFTKYVVQELLKRWSKISLMSAVEAGLDVLSHSIRHSSWSEFDDNLLKEQLKRENAPDIVEWLVGSLTWNHWKSKNISYFLDKRTIQLVSGASMIFSAPKIQWVQIFGRLNLNVSAGSSDDGLRETIELLLVGCITSRWTSLIEYMVSVCYDCKNISEQYHEVCNLLYGRSTAPISKQEAESNILEYLSGLLGSQLHQLWKMSPSLVAVAIPSRSPLFRLYLSEIQIQFRGEFSTMRCCGCAHDMKEHNDCELAERIWCLYIFHVCGSHLFV; translated from the exons ATGGGCTGGAACCACCCACACATCTCCTTGGAGCAACTCTTAAATCTGATCAAAGGGTTTGTAGATATACTGCTTCTGCTTTCTGGGTATCAATCTTCTGGTCGACTTGCCCAATGGGACTCCAACAACATCAAAAAAGCCTTCCAATGGGGCCTCTTCTTTGAGAAG GTCCTTGGAAGTTTTGGCTGCTCAGATGATTATGGGGGATCTATGGAGGAGCTTGATGCAGCTCTATCTGAAATGACATCTGCTGCTTCTCTTCCTAAG GGGCTTGCACTTCTTTCATCTGCTAATCTTACTACTGCACGGCACTTTGTATTAGACCATCTCATTCATACCTTACCGTTGAGGGATGCACATCTCAGAGCTTTGCTGATGGCAACTGTAGAGATGGATCTTGAAGAGCTATCAGAAACTGAGCATGATTTTCTGAATGCATACTTCAACAAGTTGAAGTTGCAGAATACATCGCTTCACCGAAGCATTGCATCAGCTACAAAGATTGAAAATTGCGCTGGTGATGGTTTCACCAAGTATGTGGTGCAAGAGCTCTTGAAGCGGTGGTCTAAAATTTCTTTAATGTCAGCGGTTGAGGCAGGCTTAGATGTTCTTTCTCATAGTATCAGACATAGCAGTTGGAGCGAGTTTGATGATAATTTGTTAAAAGAACAACTAAAGCGTGAAAATGCTCCAGA CATTGTAGAGTGGTTGGTTGGTTCTCTGACATGGAATCACTGGAAATCAAAGAATATCTCCTATTTTCTTGATAAGAGAACTATTCAATTGGTCTCCGGTGCCAGCATGATATTTTCTGCCCCTAAGATTCAGTGGGTACAAATATTTGGACGGCTGAATTTGAATGTTTCAGCAGGAAGCAGTGATGATGGTCTGCGCGAAACAATT GAGCTCTTATTAGTAGGGTGCATTACAAGCAGATGGACTTCTCTAATCGAATATATGGTGTCAGTTTGTTATGATTGCAAAAATATTTCGGAGCAATATCATGAAGTGTGCAACTTACTTTATGGAAGATCTACAGCTCCTATATCTAAACAGGAAGCA GAAAGTAACATTCTTGAATATTTGAGTGGACTTCTGGGAAGTCAGCTGCATCAGTTGTGGAAAATGTCCCCATCCCTTGTGGCCGTTGCAATTCCATCCCG GTCACCCTTGTTTAGACTTTATTTGAGCGAAATTCAGATTCAGTTTAGAGGAGAGTTTTCAACTATGAG atgCTGTGGCTGTGCTCATGATATGAAGGAGCATAATGACT GTGAGCTTGCTGAGAGAATTTGGTGCCTTtacatttttcatgtttgtggCTCCCACCTGTTTGTCTGA
- the LOC18766556 gene encoding uncharacterized protein LOC18766556 isoform X1 yields MGWNHPHISLEQLLNLIKGFVDILLLLSGYQSSGRLAQWDSNNIKKAFQWGLFFEKVLGSFGCSDDYGGSMEELDAALSEMTSAASLPKGLALLSSANLTTARHFVLDHLIHTLPLRDAHLRALLMATVEMDLEELSETEHDFLNAYFNKLKLQNTSLHRSIASATKIENCAGDGFTKYVVQELLKRWSKISLMSAVEAGLDVLSHSIRHSSWSEFDDNLLKEQLKRENAPDIVEWLVGSLTWNHWKSKNISYFLDKRTIQLVSGASMIFSAPKIQWVQIFGRLNLNVSAGSSDDGLRETIELLLVGCITSRWTSLIEYMVSVCYDCKNISEQYHEVCNLLYGRSTAPISKQEAVSSEESNILEYLSGLLGSQLHQLWKMSPSLVAVAIPSRSPLFRLYLSEIQIQFRGEFSTMRCCGCAHDMKEHNDCELAERIWCLYIFHVCGSHLFV; encoded by the exons ATGGGCTGGAACCACCCACACATCTCCTTGGAGCAACTCTTAAATCTGATCAAAGGGTTTGTAGATATACTGCTTCTGCTTTCTGGGTATCAATCTTCTGGTCGACTTGCCCAATGGGACTCCAACAACATCAAAAAAGCCTTCCAATGGGGCCTCTTCTTTGAGAAG GTCCTTGGAAGTTTTGGCTGCTCAGATGATTATGGGGGATCTATGGAGGAGCTTGATGCAGCTCTATCTGAAATGACATCTGCTGCTTCTCTTCCTAAG GGGCTTGCACTTCTTTCATCTGCTAATCTTACTACTGCACGGCACTTTGTATTAGACCATCTCATTCATACCTTACCGTTGAGGGATGCACATCTCAGAGCTTTGCTGATGGCAACTGTAGAGATGGATCTTGAAGAGCTATCAGAAACTGAGCATGATTTTCTGAATGCATACTTCAACAAGTTGAAGTTGCAGAATACATCGCTTCACCGAAGCATTGCATCAGCTACAAAGATTGAAAATTGCGCTGGTGATGGTTTCACCAAGTATGTGGTGCAAGAGCTCTTGAAGCGGTGGTCTAAAATTTCTTTAATGTCAGCGGTTGAGGCAGGCTTAGATGTTCTTTCTCATAGTATCAGACATAGCAGTTGGAGCGAGTTTGATGATAATTTGTTAAAAGAACAACTAAAGCGTGAAAATGCTCCAGA CATTGTAGAGTGGTTGGTTGGTTCTCTGACATGGAATCACTGGAAATCAAAGAATATCTCCTATTTTCTTGATAAGAGAACTATTCAATTGGTCTCCGGTGCCAGCATGATATTTTCTGCCCCTAAGATTCAGTGGGTACAAATATTTGGACGGCTGAATTTGAATGTTTCAGCAGGAAGCAGTGATGATGGTCTGCGCGAAACAATT GAGCTCTTATTAGTAGGGTGCATTACAAGCAGATGGACTTCTCTAATCGAATATATGGTGTCAGTTTGTTATGATTGCAAAAATATTTCGGAGCAATATCATGAAGTGTGCAACTTACTTTATGGAAGATCTACAGCTCCTATATCTAAACAGGAAGCAGTGAGTTCAGAG GAAAGTAACATTCTTGAATATTTGAGTGGACTTCTGGGAAGTCAGCTGCATCAGTTGTGGAAAATGTCCCCATCCCTTGTGGCCGTTGCAATTCCATCCCG GTCACCCTTGTTTAGACTTTATTTGAGCGAAATTCAGATTCAGTTTAGAGGAGAGTTTTCAACTATGAG atgCTGTGGCTGTGCTCATGATATGAAGGAGCATAATGACT GTGAGCTTGCTGAGAGAATTTGGTGCCTTtacatttttcatgtttgtggCTCCCACCTGTTTGTCTGA